In one window of Cellulophaga sp. HaHa_2_95 DNA:
- a CDS encoding fructose 1,6-bisphosphatase, with protein MSTNSKPVIDLNNKETQAGSKIDLIKNLIFGDDIQAYDSEFEALKKDILEKKRILEELVEDVRTELNTALDSVATDVNIRVTELEEKLEDKIETLDAEKLDGKTLGSILIELGEKVSKK; from the coding sequence ATGTCAACAAATAGTAAGCCGGTAATAGATTTAAACAATAAAGAAACGCAAGCAGGTTCAAAAATCGATTTAATTAAGAATCTTATTTTTGGCGATGATATTCAGGCGTATGACTCTGAATTTGAGGCGCTTAAAAAAGACATTCTTGAGAAGAAGAGAATTTTAGAGGAGCTTGTTGAAGACGTAAGAACAGAACTTAATACAGCTCTAGATTCTGTAGCTACAGACGTTAATATTAGAGTAACGGAGTTAGAAGAAAAATTAGAAGACAAGATTGAAACTCTAGATGCTGAAAAGCTTGATGGGAAGACTTTGGGTAGTATTTTAATCGAATTAGGTGAAAAAGTAAGCAAAAAGTAA
- a CDS encoding cell envelope biogenesis protein OmpA — protein sequence MVEKDKVELLRDILFTDDRVFAEKIADRIKIIEKTVNEKDQLSEKVNPIITHRLNEFVADIPKTLGPTITLTLKEEIRKNKDDIVDALYPILGKMIKKYISQEMKILSEKINQKLSASRWKIKFKSWFTGVKEEEIILSELGSANIEQVLLIERGSGILAASYTKSETIDEDMISGMLTAIKGFVEDAFGQKNQNLELIEYELYNIHLQSFVSYYVAVVISGNYSISAKDKVQDLIFDFYDDVMGKNLDSLFASEKESDKKIMDRETLEKELLVKFENATI from the coding sequence ATGGTCGAGAAAGACAAAGTAGAGCTTCTTAGAGACATTTTGTTTACAGATGACCGTGTTTTTGCCGAAAAAATCGCCGATCGTATTAAGATTATAGAAAAAACGGTTAATGAAAAAGATCAGCTTTCAGAAAAAGTAAACCCTATCATTACACACAGGCTTAATGAGTTTGTAGCTGACATTCCTAAGACACTAGGTCCTACAATTACCCTCACGTTAAAAGAAGAAATAAGGAAAAACAAGGATGATATTGTGGATGCATTATATCCTATTTTGGGTAAAATGATCAAAAAATATATCTCGCAAGAGATGAAAATCTTATCCGAAAAAATCAACCAAAAACTATCTGCATCGCGTTGGAAAATAAAGTTCAAATCTTGGTTTACAGGGGTTAAAGAAGAAGAGATTATTCTTAGTGAATTAGGATCTGCAAATATAGAGCAGGTCTTGTTAATAGAAAGAGGCTCTGGAATTTTGGCGGCGAGTTATACCAAATCTGAAACTATAGATGAGGATATGATTTCTGGAATGTTAACGGCAATAAAGGGCTTTGTAGAAGATGCCTTTGGTCAGAAAAATCAAAATTTAGAATTAATAGAATACGAGTTATATAATATTCACTTACAGAGTTTTGTGTCTTATTATGTAGCTGTAGTTATATCAGGTAATTATTCTATCAGCGCAAAAGATAAAGTCCAAGACCTTATTTTTGATTTTTATGATGATGTTATGGGAAAAAATTTAGATTCACTTTTCGCCTCAGAAAAGGAATCAGATAAAAAAATAATGGACAGAGAAACACTTGAAAAAGAGCTACTCGTAAAATTTGAAAATGCAACTATCTAA
- a CDS encoding ATP-binding protein, which translates to MLDQYQKEYATQNVQFILIDEKGAILETDQAFLKLEINSSIFDVHAFFYTFESIKDTLENELLFSCVHIHFKEEDYVTDIRFVKKKEGYLLIITDYTSHYTEYQAIAQTRNESIINGELVAIKNAELEERENFKNSFIRNFSHELRNPLTSIISITKILSDTVLTNQQQDMVTFLQQSNANLKQLLDDILSISMISSGRLKLRENIFSLSQLFDLLRFTYKTRALDNNIEFAVNVDKKIADLVEGDRLRLFQVLTNLLDNAFKYTQAGSIRLDIHLNQKRANRLNLRFEIIDTGVGISVENQAAIFESFSQLSGEQNSDIPKGTGLGLSIVKGLLNLMDSEIKVISNVDEGSSFYFDLTLKQPLATTSKTSIITPRKKKDKKAKFKTDKKFRILLAEDDINVQTVLFKSLLDTNYFYIDLVSDGALVMEKLINEEYDLLLIDINLPNVTGDQVARLIRDFPFKNIKSIPIIGITAYSYEDDFKAFKKSGMNAVLSKPFEHDELLDTMAKYLK; encoded by the coding sequence ATGCTAGATCAGTATCAAAAAGAATATGCTACCCAAAACGTTCAATTTATTTTAATCGATGAAAAGGGCGCTATTCTAGAAACAGATCAAGCCTTTTTAAAATTAGAAATAAATAGCTCAATCTTTGATGTACATGCGTTCTTTTATACCTTTGAATCTATAAAAGATACCTTAGAGAACGAGTTGCTGTTCAGTTGCGTTCATATACACTTTAAGGAAGAAGATTATGTTACAGACATAAGATTTGTTAAAAAAAAAGAAGGGTATTTACTAATTATTACAGACTATACCAGTCATTATACAGAGTACCAGGCCATTGCTCAAACACGTAATGAGTCTATTATTAATGGAGAGCTTGTTGCCATAAAAAACGCAGAATTAGAGGAGAGAGAAAATTTTAAAAATTCTTTTATTCGTAATTTCAGTCATGAATTACGGAACCCACTTACCAGTATTATCTCTATTACCAAAATACTTTCAGATACCGTATTGACCAATCAACAGCAAGATATGGTTACTTTTCTGCAACAGTCAAATGCGAATCTAAAACAGCTCTTAGATGACATTTTGAGTATCAGTATGATTTCTTCGGGAAGGTTAAAGCTTCGTGAAAATATTTTTAGTTTATCACAGCTATTTGATTTGCTCCGTTTTACCTATAAGACTAGGGCGCTAGATAATAATATTGAATTCGCCGTTAATGTAGATAAGAAGATTGCAGATCTTGTAGAAGGCGATAGATTGCGATTGTTTCAGGTGCTTACCAATTTACTTGATAACGCTTTTAAATATACACAAGCCGGTAGCATACGTTTAGACATTCATTTAAATCAGAAAAGAGCTAATAGGTTAAACCTTCGTTTTGAGATCATAGATACAGGAGTAGGTATATCGGTAGAAAACCAAGCAGCAATTTTTGAGAGCTTTTCGCAATTGAGTGGAGAACAAAATTCGGATATACCAAAAGGTACAGGTTTAGGCTTATCAATTGTGAAGGGGTTATTGAACTTAATGGACTCAGAAATTAAAGTAATTTCAAATGTTGATGAAGGATCTTCTTTCTATTTTGATTTAACGCTAAAACAACCTTTAGCAACTACGTCTAAGACGAGCATTATAACACCTCGTAAAAAGAAAGACAAAAAAGCAAAGTTCAAAACAGATAAGAAATTTAGAATATTATTGGCTGAAGATGATATTAACGTGCAAACGGTGCTGTTCAAATCTTTGTTAGATACCAATTATTTCTATATAGATCTCGTGAGTGACGGGGCGCTAGTAATGGAGAAACTTATTAATGAAGAGTATGATCTGTTATTAATTGATATTAACTTGCCGAATGTAACAGGAGATCAAGTGGCTCGGTTAATCAGAGATTTTCCTTTTAAGAACATTAAGAGTATACCGATTATAGGCATCACTGCATATTCCTATGAAGATGATTTTAAAGCTTTTAAGAAATCAGGGATGAACGCAGTTCTTTCTAAACCTTTTGAACATGATGAGCTTTTAGATACGATGGCGAAATACCTGAAATAG
- a CDS encoding Rab family GTPase — protein MQLSKKIVVLGHFGVGKTSLIRRFVEDSFSDNYKVSIGVHITKKVVEVSPEEEVSLILWDLEGTDDLTTIRDAYLLGTHGVVFVFDVTRPSTFQALNADLDIVRSKISKTPLLVVGNKVDLVLKEDLETLFTKNNIETNFLTSAKTGNAVNDLFLHLAKLLH, from the coding sequence ATGCAACTATCTAAAAAAATTGTAGTCTTAGGACATTTTGGGGTTGGTAAAACCTCATTAATTAGGCGTTTTGTAGAAGATAGTTTTTCAGACAACTATAAGGTATCTATTGGCGTTCATATCACAAAAAAAGTGGTAGAGGTTTCTCCTGAGGAAGAAGTGTCTCTAATTCTTTGGGATTTAGAAGGGACAGATGATCTAACAACTATAAGAGATGCGTATCTATTAGGAACGCATGGTGTTGTATTTGTTTTTGATGTAACAAGACCCTCTACATTCCAAGCTTTAAATGCTGATTTAGATATTGTAAGATCTAAAATATCAAAAACTCCGCTATTGGTAGTGGGTAACAAGGTAGATTTGGTCTTGAAAGAAGATTTAGAAACGCTATTTACGAAAAATAATATAGAAACAAATTTTTTAACGAGTGCCAAAACGGGTAATGCGGTAAATGATTTATTTCTACATTTAGCCAAATTATTACATTAG